In Macadamia integrifolia cultivar HAES 741 chromosome 1, SCU_Mint_v3, whole genome shotgun sequence, a single window of DNA contains:
- the LOC122084831 gene encoding uncharacterized protein LOC122084831 isoform X1 — MGFSLTILALLARLRVLAQQDFRATLQQMLLDVVSVFNLVSSVAQKKRSVKLIQEGLEVFREYYPSNDEIVTLECIWKIDKFVLVERTNKSDFKNHDGNLEPDRDISLGPSMIKYQSIEAWLGEDEVCDKDKGHTSEELDPTDAGPHKTDASPDPNFNSQMQVEDFGKEGVHLANPESPNKNFDLNGAIVASTSQKPEPISPELQSGSSLKVAFVSVRKSAPPPINEVGIVEPTTNVQLPADDNEDPLFSLLGAKVKDSLF; from the exons ATGGGTTTTTCTCTCACAATTTTGGCTTTGCTTGCACGCCTCAGAGTTTTGGCTCAGCAA GATTTTCGTGCCACTCTTCAACAGATGTTACTTGATGTTGTCTCAGTGTTCAACTTGGTCTCATCGGTGGCCCAGAAGAAACGCTCTGTAAAACTCATTCAAGAAGGACTTGAG GTTTTCAGGGAATACTATCCTTCAAATGATGAAATAGTCACCTTGGAGTGCATTTGGAAGATAGATAAATTTGTATTAGTTGAGAGAACCAACAAAAGTGATTTCAAGAACCACGATGGGAATCTTGAACCAGACAGAGATATTTCTTTGGGTCCAtcaatgataaaatatcaaagcATTGAAGCTTGGCTTGGAG AAGATGAAGTTTGCGACAAAGACAAAGGTCATACTTCTGAAGAACTGGATCCCACTGATGCTGGACCACATAAAACTGATGCATCACCTGATCCCAATTTTAACAGCCAGATGCAAGTTGAAGATTTTGGGAAGGAGGGTGTTCATTTGGCAAACCCGGAATCGcctaataaaaattttgatttgaatggCGCCATAGTTGCAAGTACAAGCCAAAAGCCAGAACCAATATCTCCAGAACTTCAATCTGGATCAAGCTTGAAGGTGGCATTTGTATCGGTAAGAAAATCAGCACCACCACCAATTAATGAAGTGGGGATTGTGGAGCCAACAACAAATGTTCAGCTCCCAGCTGATGACAATGAAGATCCACTTTTCAGTCTACTTGGTGCGAAGGTGAAGGATAGTCTTTTCTGA
- the LOC122084831 gene encoding uncharacterized protein LOC122084831 isoform X2 has protein sequence MGFSLTILALLARLRVLAQQMLLDVVSVFNLVSSVAQKKRSVKLIQEGLEVFREYYPSNDEIVTLECIWKIDKFVLVERTNKSDFKNHDGNLEPDRDISLGPSMIKYQSIEAWLGEDEVCDKDKGHTSEELDPTDAGPHKTDASPDPNFNSQMQVEDFGKEGVHLANPESPNKNFDLNGAIVASTSQKPEPISPELQSGSSLKVAFVSVRKSAPPPINEVGIVEPTTNVQLPADDNEDPLFSLLGAKVKDSLF, from the exons ATGGGTTTTTCTCTCACAATTTTGGCTTTGCTTGCACGCCTCAGAGTTTTGGCTCAGCAA ATGTTACTTGATGTTGTCTCAGTGTTCAACTTGGTCTCATCGGTGGCCCAGAAGAAACGCTCTGTAAAACTCATTCAAGAAGGACTTGAG GTTTTCAGGGAATACTATCCTTCAAATGATGAAATAGTCACCTTGGAGTGCATTTGGAAGATAGATAAATTTGTATTAGTTGAGAGAACCAACAAAAGTGATTTCAAGAACCACGATGGGAATCTTGAACCAGACAGAGATATTTCTTTGGGTCCAtcaatgataaaatatcaaagcATTGAAGCTTGGCTTGGAG AAGATGAAGTTTGCGACAAAGACAAAGGTCATACTTCTGAAGAACTGGATCCCACTGATGCTGGACCACATAAAACTGATGCATCACCTGATCCCAATTTTAACAGCCAGATGCAAGTTGAAGATTTTGGGAAGGAGGGTGTTCATTTGGCAAACCCGGAATCGcctaataaaaattttgatttgaatggCGCCATAGTTGCAAGTACAAGCCAAAAGCCAGAACCAATATCTCCAGAACTTCAATCTGGATCAAGCTTGAAGGTGGCATTTGTATCGGTAAGAAAATCAGCACCACCACCAATTAATGAAGTGGGGATTGTGGAGCCAACAACAAATGTTCAGCTCCCAGCTGATGACAATGAAGATCCACTTTTCAGTCTACTTGGTGCGAAGGTGAAGGATAGTCTTTTCTGA
- the LOC122084861 gene encoding uncharacterized protein LOC122084861 — protein MGQDDANLEERLKSFLVQLQTESGILERLIYKGKNQHRRCLYFQYLLKVRRDIRLLQSTHLGDILKHLFQLINGNKPSQAVHLLESLKRRKVDKGKPNFLERLLGVARLLSEMVEPMVKAAIEISALLARSFFMGFSLTILALLARLRVLAQQDFRATLQQMLLDVVSVFNLVSSVAQKKRSVKLIQEGLEVFREYYPSNDEIVTLECIWKTDKFVLVERTNKSDFKNHDGNLEPDRDISLGPSMIKYQSIEAWLGEDEVCDKDKGHTSEELDPTDAGPHKTDASPDPNFNSQMQVEDFGKEGVHLANPESPNKNFDLNGAIVASTSQKPEPISPELQSGSSLKVAFVSVRKSAPPPINEVGIVEPTTNVQLPADDNEDPLFSLLGAKVKDSLF, from the exons ATGGGCCAAGATGATGCAAATCTTGAGGAGAGATTGAAATCTTTCCTTGTTCAACTCCAAACAGAGTCAGGTATCCTCGAACGACTCATCTACAAGGGCAAGAATCAGCACCGACGATGCCTATATTTCCAGTATCTTTTGAAG gTCAGGAGGGATATAAGACTTTTGCAATCAACTCATTTGGGGGATATTTTGAAACACCTCTTTCAACTTATCAATGGAAATAAACCTTCACAAGCCGTGCATCTCCTAGAAAG tttaaagagaagaaaagttgACAAAGGAAAGCCCAATTTTCTAGAGAGACTATTGGGAGTTGCGCGTTTGTTATCAGAG ATGGTTGAGCCCATGGTGAAAGCTGCTAT AGAAATATCTGCTTTGCTTGCTAGATCATTTTTCATGGGTTTTTCTCTCACAATTTTGGCTTTGCTTGCACGCCTCAGAGTTTTGGCTCAGCAA GATTTTCGTGCCACTCTTCAACAGATGTTACTTGATGTTGTCTCAGTGTTCAACTTGGTCTCATCGGTGGCCCAGAAGAAACGCTCTGTAAAACTCATTCAAGAAGGACTTGAG GTTTTCAGGGAATACTATCCTTCAAATGATGAAATAGTCACCTTGGAGTGCATTTGGAAGACAGATAAATTTGTATTAGTTGAGAGAACCAACAAAAGTGATTTCAAGAACCACGATGGGAATCTTGAACCAGACAGAGATATTTCTTTGGGTCCAtcaatgataaaatatcaaagcATTGAAGCTTGGCTTGGAG AAGATGAAGTTTGCGACAAAGACAAAGGTCATACTTCTGAAGAACTGGATCCCACTGATGCTGGACCACATAAAACTGATGCATCACCTGATCCCAATTTTAACAGCCAGATGCAAGTTGAAGATTTTGGGAAGGAGGGTGTTCATTTGGCAAACCCGGAATCGcctaataaaaattttgatttgaatggCGCCATAGTTGCAAGTACAAGCCAAAAGCCAGAACCAATATCTCCAGAACTTCAATCTGGATCAAGCTTGAAGGTGGCATTTGTATCGGTAAGAAAATCAGCACCACCACCAATTAATGAAGTGGGGATTGTGGAGCCAACAACAAATGTTCAGCTCCCAGCTGATGACAATGAAGATCCACTTTTCAGTCTACTTGGTGCGAAGGTGAAGGATAGTCTTTTCTGA